Within Triticum dicoccoides isolate Atlit2015 ecotype Zavitan chromosome 1B, WEW_v2.0, whole genome shotgun sequence, the genomic segment GGCTACGAGGCCGACGCTGAAGAGGAATTCACCACCAGAGGCGCCGCCCGCGGTGGTGCGGGTGGAGATAGGTGACGAGGCGGCGGCACTGCGGGAGGCTCTGGCGCAGCAGCAGGCGGCGCTGGCGGATTTGCAGGCCGAGCTGGATGCGGAGcggggcgcggcggccggcgccgcGAGCGAGGCCATGACGATGATCCTTCGCCTGCAGCGGGAGAAGGCTGAGGCCATGATGGAGGCGCGCCAGTTCCGGCGCTACGCAGAGGAGAAGATGTCCCAcgacgccgcggagctcgccgccctcGAGGAGACCATCGCCAAGCGCGAGGCCTCGGTGCGCGGCCTCCAGTCTCTGTCACGCCTCAGCGTCGCCAACGCTGCATCGTTGCATTCCACCCCGCGAGTCTCCTCCACGCCGCGCAACCCGTCCACGCCATCGACGGTTGGGGCCGGCGGCTATTACCCACCGTTGCGATGCTTTAGTGGCCGCTTTAATGACCACCCGCCGACCGCGTCGGAGGCGGACGTGCTCGACATGCAGaccccgcccgaccacctcgcgcgCCTCTCCAACCGCGTCCAAATCCTCGAGCACCGCGCACCGCCCACATCCACCACTacgcccatcatccgcgtcgcgccGGGCTCCACCTTCCCCCGCAACCCGCGTCCATTCTCCGACACTGACAGCCTTGACTTCTGCGACGGCGAGTACTTCCCGGACGACGACTGCGGCGCCAGCGATCGGGTGTACACCGTGGACGCCATCCACGGCCGCGGTGTTCCCCTGGTCGTGCCAGAGGGCTCCATCTGTGGCGGCACTCCGGCTGGGAGCGACTGCTGCGCCGGCGGGCCGTGGGGGGAAGACGAGGATATGCGTCGGCTCAGCGCACGCCTCCAGGCGCTGGAGGCCGACCGAGAGACCATGCGCCAGGCCATCATCTCCATGGGCGCCGAGAAAGCGCAGGTGGTGCTTCTCAAGGAGATCGCGCAACAGCTGTGCAAGGACGCCCCGCCACCTTTGCCGGCGGTGACCGTGGGGCAACATTACTACAAGGGGGCAACGCCACCGGCCGTGACCGTCACTGTACCACGGCCGC encodes:
- the LOC119301673 gene encoding myosin-binding protein 7-like, encoding MHAMADAGGPPLNLCPLCGHPTTSTISSSRPSSPPLAATRPTLKRNSPPEAPPAVVRVEIGDEAAALREALAQQQAALADLQAELDAERGAAAGAASEAMTMILRLQREKAEAMMEARQFRRYAEEKMSHDAAELAALEETIAKREASVRGLQSLSRLSVANAASLHSTPRVSSTPRNPSTPSTVGAGGYYPPLRCFSGRFNDHPPTASEADVLDMQTPPDHLARLSNRVQILEHRAPPTSTTTPIIRVAPGSTFPRNPRPFSDTDSLDFCDGEYFPDDDCGASDRVYTVDAIHGRGVPLVVPEGSICGGTPAGSDCCAGGPWGEDEDMRRLSARLQALEADRETMRQAIISMGAEKAQVVLLKEIAQQLCKDAPPPLPAVTVGQHYYKGATPPAVTVTVPRPQRPMVMHRMVLKSQPTRTSFFSTVVKWVASIVSWRRKSSRIKYPIGQCGNNVGLMLLLDKSSKSAGNGHHKPPKRI